Proteins found in one Hirundo rustica isolate bHirRus1 chromosome Z, bHirRus1.pri.v3, whole genome shotgun sequence genomic segment:
- the GPBP1 gene encoding vasculin isoform X2 has protein sequence MTLLQPGLIFLLHHHQQRSHVASSSLQSSLNFEKHSENFSWTENRCEANRRRHNSSEGFDPNTGRPNGGHFGRKERNGWRSQGRNGPENINHRGGYHGGGSRTRSSTFHCGKDQGLHENCVLDNETRQKEDKEVSNQFEAEDFPSLNPEYEREPSQNKSLAAGVWEYPLNPKPRSQRMLVIKKGSTKELRISGFPVVGSLHSQPVRNGTGTSVYKGLVPKPVTPPTKHTQWKSQAKENKLGNAFPLESAYGVGNFSPFKSTVKAFAVTQNSVKECNRSNSSSPVDKSGQPRLTKLTRMRTDKKSEFLKALKRDRVKEEHEDENHDGQEKDDESFSLHNSNSPHRERDINRNFENEILQENGNASITPQQIIQSSAFPQANVLSSSLEAEHRLLKEMGWQEDSENDETCAPLTEDEMREFQVISEQLQKNGLRKNGILKNGLICNFKFSPWKNSTFKPALENEDSETSSSDTSDDDDV, from the exons ATCTCATGTTGCTTCTTCTTCTTTACAGTCGTCGCTGAATTTTGAGAAACATTCTGAAAATTTTTCATGGACAGAGAATCGTTGTGAAGCAAATCGCAGAAGACACAATTCTTCAGAGGGGTTTGATCCTAACACTGGAAGGCCAAATGGAG gGCATTTTGGGCGAAAAGAGAGGAATGGTTGGCGTTCACAAGGCAGAAATGGTCCAGAAAATATAAATCATCGTGGAGGGTACCATGGTGGAGGTTCCCGTACCCGTAGCAGCACCTTCCATTGTGGAAAAGATCAGGGACTGCATGAAAACTGTGTACTTGATAATGAAACACGGcaaaaggaagacaaagaagTATCCAACCAGTTTGAGGCTGAGGATTTT cCATCTTTAAACCCTGAATATGAGAGGGAACCAAGCCAGAATAAATCTCTAGCTGCAGGTGTGTGGG agtaCCCTTTAAATCCTAAACCTAGATCTCAGAGAATGCTGGTTATTAAAAAAGGCAGTACGAAAGAACTGCGGATATCTGGATTCCCAGTAGTGGGAAGTCTTCACTCACAGCCAGTAAGGAATGGCACTGGCACAAGTGTTTATAAAGGATTAGTACCCAAACCTGTCACTCCACCCACAAAA CACACACAGTGGAAAAgccaagcaaaagaaaataaacttggGAATGCGTTTCCTCTTGAATCTGCATATGGTGTTGGCAATTTCAGTCCTTTCAAATCAACTGTCAAGGCATTTGCTGTAACACAAAATTCAGTTAAAGAG TGTAATCGGTCAAATTCTTCATCCCCTGTTGATAAATCTGGTCAACCTCGTTTAACAAAATTGACAAGAATGCGGACTGATAAGAAGAGTGAATTTTTGAAAGCTTTGAAAAGAGATAGagtgaaagaggaacatgaaGATGAGAATCATGATGGGCAAGAGAAG GATGATGAATCCTTCAGCTTGCATAACAGCAACAGTCCTCATCGTGAGAGAGATATAAACCGaaactttgaaaatgaaattctgcAGGAGAATGGCAATGCTTCAATTACACCTCAGCAGATCATTCAGTCTTCAGCTTTCCCTCAGGCAAATGTTCTTTCAAGCTCACTAGAGGCAGAGCATAG GTTGTTAAAGGAGATGGGCTGGCAGGAAGACAGTGAAAATGATGAAACGTGTGCTCCACTAACTGAGGATGAGATGAGGGAGTTCCAAGTCATTAGTGAACAG TTACAAAAAAATGGCCTTCggaaaaatggcattttgaaAAATGGCCTcatctgtaattttaaatttagcCCCTGGAAAAACAGCACTTTCAAACCTGCTCTGGAGAATGAGGATTCTGAGACAAGCAGCAGTGATACAtcagatgatgatgatgtgtGA
- the GPBP1 gene encoding vasculin isoform X1 — translation MAQHDFAPAWLNFPTPPSSTKSSLNFEKHSENFSWTENRCEANRRRHNSSEGFDPNTGRPNGGHFGRKERNGWRSQGRNGPENINHRGGYHGGGSRTRSSTFHCGKDQGLHENCVLDNETRQKEDKEVSNQFEAEDFPSLNPEYEREPSQNKSLAAGVWEYPLNPKPRSQRMLVIKKGSTKELRISGFPVVGSLHSQPVRNGTGTSVYKGLVPKPVTPPTKHTQWKSQAKENKLGNAFPLESAYGVGNFSPFKSTVKAFAVTQNSVKECNRSNSSSPVDKSGQPRLTKLTRMRTDKKSEFLKALKRDRVKEEHEDENHDGQEKDDESFSLHNSNSPHRERDINRNFENEILQENGNASITPQQIIQSSAFPQANVLSSSLEAEHRLLKEMGWQEDSENDETCAPLTEDEMREFQVISEQLQKNGLRKNGILKNGLICNFKFSPWKNSTFKPALENEDSETSSSDTSDDDDV, via the exons TCGTCGCTGAATTTTGAGAAACATTCTGAAAATTTTTCATGGACAGAGAATCGTTGTGAAGCAAATCGCAGAAGACACAATTCTTCAGAGGGGTTTGATCCTAACACTGGAAGGCCAAATGGAG gGCATTTTGGGCGAAAAGAGAGGAATGGTTGGCGTTCACAAGGCAGAAATGGTCCAGAAAATATAAATCATCGTGGAGGGTACCATGGTGGAGGTTCCCGTACCCGTAGCAGCACCTTCCATTGTGGAAAAGATCAGGGACTGCATGAAAACTGTGTACTTGATAATGAAACACGGcaaaaggaagacaaagaagTATCCAACCAGTTTGAGGCTGAGGATTTT cCATCTTTAAACCCTGAATATGAGAGGGAACCAAGCCAGAATAAATCTCTAGCTGCAGGTGTGTGGG agtaCCCTTTAAATCCTAAACCTAGATCTCAGAGAATGCTGGTTATTAAAAAAGGCAGTACGAAAGAACTGCGGATATCTGGATTCCCAGTAGTGGGAAGTCTTCACTCACAGCCAGTAAGGAATGGCACTGGCACAAGTGTTTATAAAGGATTAGTACCCAAACCTGTCACTCCACCCACAAAA CACACACAGTGGAAAAgccaagcaaaagaaaataaacttggGAATGCGTTTCCTCTTGAATCTGCATATGGTGTTGGCAATTTCAGTCCTTTCAAATCAACTGTCAAGGCATTTGCTGTAACACAAAATTCAGTTAAAGAG TGTAATCGGTCAAATTCTTCATCCCCTGTTGATAAATCTGGTCAACCTCGTTTAACAAAATTGACAAGAATGCGGACTGATAAGAAGAGTGAATTTTTGAAAGCTTTGAAAAGAGATAGagtgaaagaggaacatgaaGATGAGAATCATGATGGGCAAGAGAAG GATGATGAATCCTTCAGCTTGCATAACAGCAACAGTCCTCATCGTGAGAGAGATATAAACCGaaactttgaaaatgaaattctgcAGGAGAATGGCAATGCTTCAATTACACCTCAGCAGATCATTCAGTCTTCAGCTTTCCCTCAGGCAAATGTTCTTTCAAGCTCACTAGAGGCAGAGCATAG GTTGTTAAAGGAGATGGGCTGGCAGGAAGACAGTGAAAATGATGAAACGTGTGCTCCACTAACTGAGGATGAGATGAGGGAGTTCCAAGTCATTAGTGAACAG TTACAAAAAAATGGCCTTCggaaaaatggcattttgaaAAATGGCCTcatctgtaattttaaatttagcCCCTGGAAAAACAGCACTTTCAAACCTGCTCTGGAGAATGAGGATTCTGAGACAAGCAGCAGTGATACAtcagatgatgatgatgtgtGA